From Bacteroidota bacterium, one genomic window encodes:
- a CDS encoding response regulator transcription factor: protein MRILLVDDSAMFRNLVRKFLSRNLLGENEILECSNGHEAFHSYRTFSPDWVLMDIMMGGSDGLVAARQIREIDPHARIVMLTQFNERAYREEAKAIGARGYVLKEYLGSILPLLSSQSEARQE, encoded by the coding sequence ATGCGAATTCTACTCGTTGACGACAGCGCCATGTTCCGCAATCTTGTTCGGAAGTTCTTGAGCCGTAACCTATTGGGGGAAAATGAGATACTGGAATGTTCCAATGGACATGAAGCATTCCATTCGTACCGCACCTTTTCTCCGGACTGGGTACTGATGGATATTATGATGGGAGGGTCGGACGGACTTGTTGCAGCGCGACAAATTCGGGAGATCGACCCGCATGCGCGGATTGTTATGCTCACGCAATTTAACGAGCGCGCATACCGCGAGGAAGCGAAGGCAATAGGGGCAAGAGGATATGTGCTGAAGGAGTATCTCGGCAGTATTCTTCCGCTGCTCAGTTCACAATCGGAGGCTCGACAAGAATGA
- a CDS encoding flagellar basal body rod modification protein — translation MKRRTVLLLAGVMMAIGAAGVWLLPSQESEMPQAPRPPKIRSSAGSNDDPYGRARHEWLRLHDPATGEIPAGIRDRELAFAASLPTRENAQGVSNAAINWSRRGPYNVGGRTRAMAYDLSNTSVILAGGVSG, via the coding sequence ATGAAGAGACGAACAGTATTGCTGCTTGCCGGCGTTATGATGGCAATTGGAGCCGCCGGTGTTTGGCTGTTGCCGAGTCAGGAATCGGAAATGCCGCAGGCGCCGCGGCCGCCAAAGATCCGTTCATCGGCCGGAAGCAATGATGACCCGTACGGCCGGGCCCGACACGAGTGGTTGCGTTTGCATGATCCGGCAACAGGCGAAATTCCAGCGGGTATCAGGGATCGTGAACTTGCCTTTGCGGCATCGCTGCCAACGCGGGAAAACGCCCAAGGTGTGTCGAATGCCGCAATCAATTGGAGTCGGCGCGGGCCCTACAACGTAGGGGGCCGTACTCGTGCCATGGCGTATGATTTGTCGAACACGAGCGTCATTCTTGCCGGAGGAGTCAGCGG